One Asterias rubens chromosome 1, eAstRub1.3, whole genome shotgun sequence genomic region harbors:
- the LOC117288560 gene encoding isthmin-like, with translation MARLTTLYGDKPAGFCTILSPNRDIWRYVASWELRVIVCIISLSMFTSHIKALNVPSGKEITTMESPATGSDEKLSRQLKDADGVILKDDEKRTGSSDKPTKEERQHGLQTNSEKDVQGNDKSDILLERRDKKVDELDKKGNLSSSEQDVGDGSLKTWEELWNDEVIPTDLDSPIDVDDYYTYDYFDGDTDEEADTGPSVERSKKDTSSAPQSHPKKLDRLADIVTGANAPMELVNFGTPNPDIEITIEVVNGDDVKQDGVVISMDLRDDAPLSPERGDTDTLEVNNNGGRGKGKGKNDRPTRPTIRTDVEDSVRDEPEWSSFEFAPFLVGIPVPTGDGFEAENEEKQGTWTGWTTCSASCGGGRSERSRSCGFSCTATESRDCNQQSCPRPGKSEVPTEIVTEEPPQLTALNEEYLDMVLTPENFDVDSCEEWMGCRSETLLSYLARLQDLPNCPCSYPTNIRQNNAIWDLQKRQMFHWKDASGDEAKLPVYKPTAEYCIISTLSPPSTSLASQQCCYDDNQKLITRGPGAGTPQLISAEISPELHYKIDVMPWIICKGDWTKYNKVRHPNNMWECKENPIQADFYQLFQEAKNY, from the exons ATGGCACGACTGACGACTTTGTACGGCGATAAGCCAGCAGGATTTTGTACTATTTTATCTCCGAACAGAGACATTTGGCGGTATGTGGCGAGTTGGGAACTACGGGTCATCGTTTGTATAATTTCTCTGTCGATGTTTACGTCACATATAAAG GCACTCAATGTTCCTTCAGGTAAAGAAATTACAACCATGGAATCACCAGCTACGGGTTCTGACGAGAAGTTATCAAGGCAACTCAAGGATGCTGATGGGGTAATCTTAAAAGACGATGAGAAGAGAACGGGTAGTAGTGACAAACCAACCAAGGAAGAGAGACAGCACGGACTACAAACAAACTCAGAGAAGGACGTGCAGGGAAATGACAAAAGTGATATCTTACTTGAGAGGCGAGACAAGAAGGTGGATGAATTAGACAAGAAAGGGAATTTATCTTCGTCAGAACAAGATGTTGGAGATGGTAGCTTAAAGACATGGGAGGAGCTTTGGAACGACGAGGTCATTCCGACCGACTTGGACTCCCCTATAGACGTGGATGATTACTACACGTATGATTACTTTGATGGTGACACCGACGAGGAAGCAGACACTGGTCCCTCGGTTGAGAGGAGCAAGAAGGACACCTCCTCGGCACCGCAGAGCCACCCCAAGAAGCTGGACCGCCTTGCCGACATCGTGACCGGTGCTAACGCCCCCATGGAACTGGTCAACTTCGGCACACCCAACCCGGATATAGAAATCACCATTGAGGTGGTGAACGGTGATGACGTCAAACAAGATGGCGTCGTGATATCTATGGATTTAAGAGATGATGCGCCATTATCACCAGAGAGAGGCGATACAGATACTCTTGAAGTTAACAACAATGGTGGACGGGGGAAAGGTAAAGGCAAAAACGATCGACCAACTCGACCCACGATAAGGACAGATGTGGAGGACTCGGTCAGGGATGAACCGGAGTGGAGTTCTTTTGAATTTGCGCCATTTCTGGTCGGTATACCTGTTCCCACAGGGGACGGATTTGAAGCAG AAAACGAGGAGAAACAAGGCACATGGACCGGCTGGACTACCTGCTCTGCGTCGTGTGGGGGCGGTAGATCGGAGAGGTCTCGCTCCTGTGGATTCTCCTGTACCGCTACAGAGTCAAGGGATTGCAACCAACAATCATGCCCAC GTCCTGGTAAGAGTGAAGTACCCACCGAGATAGTTACCGAAGAGCCGCCCCAGCTTACTGCCCTCAACGAGGAGTATCTCGACATGGTTTTAACACCAGAAAATTTCG ATGTTGACAGCTGCGAGGAATGGATGGGATGTCGGAGTGAGACTCTCCTCTCGTACTTAGCTCGGCTTCAAGACCTGCCAAACTGTCCGTGCTCCTACCCAACAAACATCCGTCAGAATAACGCCATCTGGGATCTGCAAAAGCGGCAAATGTTTCACTGGAAGGACGCTAGCGGCGACGAGGCCAAACTCCCCGTCTATAAACCCACGGCAGAGTACTGCATCATCTCCACCCTCTCCCCACCGAGTACCAGCCTTGCCTCACAGCAGTGTTGCTATGATGACAACCAGAAGTTGATCACACGCGGGCCTGGCGCTGGTACCCCACAACTCATCAGCGCCGAGATCTCACCCGAGCTCCACTACAAAATCGACGTCATGCCGTGGATCATCTGTAAAGGGGACTGGACCAAATATAACAAAGTCAGGCATCCGAATAACATGTGGGAATGCAAGGAGAATCCCATCCAAGCCGATTTCTACCAGCTATTTCAAGAGGCGAAGAATTACTGA
- the LOC117288571 gene encoding hydroxyacyl-thioester dehydratase type 2, mitochondrial-like, which translates to MLLAKTVTTFARLVSRPLSSRSFSGIWFQEGDTASITKTFSSQDVQKFAELSEDTNPIHVNDEYAETARFGKCIVHGILVNGLISAVLGTKLPGPGTIVLSQMCEFPAPLYIGEPVTASVTVVNIDRRLVTCSASCIANERNENVLTGSVRLLVPRRKPSIPPRQ; encoded by the exons atgtTGTTGGCTAAAACAGTTACTACATTCGCAAGATTAGTGTCAAGACCACTGTCCTCCAGAAGTTTTTCTGGGATTTGGTTTCAAGAAGGAGATACAGCTTCAATAACGAAGACATTTTCGTCACAAGACGTGCAGAAGTTTGCGGAACTGAGTGAGGACACAAACCCTATTCACGTAAATGATGAGTATGCTGAAACTGCACGGTTCGGGAAGTGTATTGTCCACGGGATTTTGGTTAACGG GTTAATCTCAGCTGTGTTGGGAACCAAACTGCCAGGGCCAGGAACCATCGTCTTATCACAGATGTGTGAATTTCCAGCTCCTT TGTACATAGGTGAGCCTGTCACAGCAAGTGTCACAGTAGTCAATATTGATCGGCGTCTGGTAACCTGCTCTGCTTCATGCATTGCCAATGAACGGAATGAG AATGTGTTAACTGGATCAGTAAGGCTTCTTGTTCCAAGGAGAAAACCAAGTATACCTCCTCGACAATAA